A single genomic interval of Aphidius gifuensis isolate YNYX2018 linkage group LG6, ASM1490517v1, whole genome shotgun sequence harbors:
- the LOC122858793 gene encoding ankyrin repeat domain-containing protein 50 isoform X2, whose translation MAAPVIEKKRFFCREWAFMKLSHCLEQRPASKTCGALIVGGPGSGKTALCAELAWPSTSSNSRHQRSLNRRLLARHFCQARSEASLSPAQFVRSLVAQILQASNDGINLSSTPTSPTPSTTSTSARSTSKESVAESYAEKLRTDSDIHAALQHDVLDRDPDDAFKKALLFPLLEVEPPKNCLFLLVDSIDEGQILNSPQTGTKDSRKDNNNDNISKTIAELLANHHHLFPQWLLLVCTARRQSKTISRMFTGFRKISLDDLRKSQVVRDVQQYILARLDQEDALRQHISRDTAEMLNQLHIKSNGCFLYLEKVLDGVAENFIVLREVREIPGTLNGLYLWLCQRLFSRKQFAKVQPLLNVILAAKLPITQDILFKCVKTSHVTITIEDFNRRLHLLRRVISVSRAGAIMLFHHSFSEWLLDVKHCTQKYLCSSAEGHAMLATYYTIRGKELNPDEICALGQHLQKSLININTNIWNYDTHTLQVLWMIGSGVPIDQCYLDSPECIMWPRQDTKLLRLLIDSGAKPSEKIIENDESSKDPVSSSQVSQDVSPMDESPEEPLTELLGESGDINQADSCGRTVLHTLAADGNASLLEIALAACPQAKLEATDRHGQTPLNLAARHGYTDVVKVLLAAGASADHADCDGWTALRAAAWGGHTQVVEMLLEHGAMVDCADWDQRTALRAAAWGGHEDIVKALLQHDADVNRTDDEGRTALIAAAYMGHSEIVEHLLDYGAKIDHADSDGRTALSVAALCVPSNHGYAKVVTILLERGAAVDHQDKDGMTPLLVAAFEGHRDVCELLLEYEADVDHCDATGRTPLWAAASMGHSTVVALLLFWGCYVDSIDNEGRTVLSVAAAQGGTDVVKQLLDRGLDEQHRDNSGWTPLHYAAFEGHLDVCEALLEAGGKIDEADNDGKGALMLAAQEGHTALVERLLNQHGAPIDQHAHDGKTALRLAALEGHTETVRVLLSHNADVNAKDADGRSTLYILALENRLTMAKFLIENARPDIESRDSEGRTPLHVSSWQGHDEMVALLLTAGNAIVNACDNENRTPLHSAAWQGHAAIVRLLLENGATPDHTCNQGATALGIAAQEGHEHCVRALLNHGADPNHSDHCGRNAIKVAAKSGHDTVVRLLEEHTANQRTQRSAGVIGNGCSNGGSSATSVTSNSTTETKPSSAILNPISTQYSPAESPDSTKRRSCVSLGNNSSNSKSSSNLTGSTKSEQGKFSQNPMINQVIKTPLSFTQQLQQCSRGAKSRPLSKLLSPLKSEPQSPIYASPPHSPLSDSLIPYSPTNTSPPSAKTAASVIQSQLGVSLLTGNQSIQYKPPSTGSFNHTTAIYEPIDIRTELIDRNDNNNNGKTFELTNEMLGLKINDKKKSTCDDKKNLADTHFTRDTHMRIILGNSGAGVGRNVKSSEHITSSNAKPKRNGLVTNPAMRLVAGVRNGFENATNRNKPMTTRVNGFQWKAETRKETPL comes from the exons atggcggCTCcagtaattgaaaaaaaaaggtttttttgtCGTGAATGGGCATTTATGAAGCTATCACATTGTTTGGAGCAACGACCAGCTTCAAAAACATGTGGTGCATTAATTGTTGGTGGTCCAGGTTCTGGTAAAACAGCATTATGTGCTGAATTAGCATggccatcaacatcatcaaattcaCGACATCAACGTTCATTAAATCGTCGTTTATTAGCACGTCATTTTTGTCAAGCAAGAAGTGAAGCATCATTATCACCAGCTCAATTTGTACGTTCACTTGTTGCACAAATATTACAAGCAAGTAATGAtggtattaatttatcatcaacaccaacatcaccaacaccatcaacaacatcaacatcagcaCGTTCAACATCAAAAGAATCTGTTGCTGAATCATATGCTGAAAAATTACGTACTGATTCAGATATACATGCAGCCCTACAACATGATGTATTAGATAGAGATCCAGatgatgcatttaaaaaagcattattatttccattattaGAAGTTGAACCAcctaaaaattgtttatttttacttgttgattcaattgatgaaggacaaatattaaattcaccaCAAACTGGAACAAAAGATTCAcgtaaagataataataatgataatattagtaaAACAATTGCTGAATTATTAgcaaatcatcatcatttatttccACAATGGTTATTGCTTGTATGTACAGCAAGAAGACAAAGTAAAACAATATCACGTATGTTTACTGGTTTTCGTAAAATATCACTTGATGATTTACGTAAAAGTCAAGTTGTACGTGATgtacaacaatatatattggcTAGATTAGATCAAGAGGATGCATTACGTCAACATATATCACGTGATACTGCTGAAATGTTAAATCAATTACATATTAAAAGTAAtggttgttttttatatttagaaaaagtacTTGATGGTGttgctgaaaattttattgtattacgTGAAGTACGTGAAATACCTGGTACTTTAAATGGTCTATATTTATGGTTGTGTCAAAGATTATTTAGTCGTAAACAATTTGCCAAAGTACAACCATTATTAAATGTAATACTTGCTGCAAAATTACCAATAACACAAGATATACTATTTAAATGTGTTAAAACATCACAtgtaacaataacaattgaagATTTTAATAGACGTTTACATTTATTAAGAAGAGTTATATCTGTATCAAGAGCTGGTGCAATTATGTTATTTCATCATAGTTTTTCAGAATGGCTATTAGATGTCAAACATTgtacacaaaaatatttatgttcaTCTGCTGAAGGACATGCAATGTTAGCAACTTATTATACAATACGTGGTAAAGAACTTAATCCAGATGAAATATGTGCACTTGGACAACATTtacaaaaatcattaattaatattaatactaaTATATGGAATTATGATACTCATACACTTCAAGTACTTTGGATGATTGGTAGTGGAGTACCAATTGATCAATGTTATCTTGATAGTCCTGAGTGTATTATGTGGCCAAGACAAGATACTAAATTATTaagattattaattgattctGGTGCTAAACCatcagaaaaaattattgaaaatgatgaatCCTCCAAAGATCCAGTTTCTTCTAGTCAG gTCTCACAAGATGTGAGTCCCATGGATGAATCCCCAGAGGAACCACTTACAGAATTACTTGGTGAAAGTGGTGATATTAATCAAGCTGATTCATGTGGTAGAACTGTTTTACATACTCTTGCTGCTGATGGTAATGCATCATTATTAGAAATCGCATTGGCTGCTTGTCCTCag gcAAAATTAGAAGCAACTGATCGACATGGACAAACACCACTTAATCTTGCAGCAAGACATGGATATACAGATGTTGTCAAGGTACTTTTAGCTGCTGGTGCTAGTGCTGATCATGCTGATTGTGACGGTTGGACTGCTCTTAGGGCAGCTGCCTGGGGCGGACATACCCAG gtgGTAGAAATGTTACTGGAACATGGAGCAATGGTTGATTGTGCTGATTGGGATCAAAGAACTGCCCTGAGGGCAGCAGCATGGGGTGGACATGAGGATATTGTAAAAGCTTTACTTCAACATGATGCTGATGTTAATAGGACAGATGATGAAGGTAGAACGGCATTGATTGCTGCTGCTTATATGGGACACAGTGAAATTGTTGAGCATTTGTTGGATTATGGAGCTAAAATCGATCATGCTGACAGTGATGGAAGAACGGCATTGAGTGTTGCTGCACTGTGTGTACCATCAAATCACGGTTATGCCAag gtTGTAACGATATTATTAGAACGTGGTGCAGCAGTTGATCATCAAGACAAAGATGGAATGACACCATTATTAGTAGCAGCATTTGAAGGTCATCGTGATGTATgtgaacttttacttgaatatGAAGCGGATGTTGATCATTGTGATGCAACAGGACGAACACCATTGTGGGCTGCAGCTAGTATGGGTCACAGTACAGTTGTTGCATTGCTATTGTTTTGGGGATGTTATGTTGACAGTATTGATAATGAAGGACGTACTGTTTTAAGTGTTGCTGCTGCACAAGGAGGAACTGATGTTGTTAAGCAACTTCTTGATCGAG GACTTGATGAACAACATAGAGATAATTCTGGTTGGACACCACTTCATTATGCAGCGTTTGAGGGACATCTTGATGTTTGTGAAGCTTTACTAGAAGCTGGTGGTAAAATTGACGAAGCTGACAATGATGGAAAGGGAGCACTTATGCTTGCTGCACAAGAGGGACATACTGCTCTTGTTGAGAGACTCTTGAATCAACATGGAGCACCAATTGATCAACATGCTCATGATGGAAAAACTGCATTGAG attGGCTGCACTGGAAGGTCATACAGAAACAGTACGTGTTCTTTTATCACACAATGCTGATGTAAATGCTAAAGATGCAGATGGTAGAAgtacattatatatattagcACTTGAAAATCGTTTGACAATGGCTAAATTTCTTATTGAAAATGCAAGACCAGACATTGAAAGTCGTGATTCAGAGGGCCGTACACCTCTTCATGTAAGTTCATGGCAGGGACATGATGAAATGGTTGCATTACTATTAACAGCTGGTAATGCAATTGTAAATGCATGCGATAATGAAAATCGTACACCATTACATTCAGCAGCATGGCAAGGACATGCTGCAATTGTTAGATTATTACTTGAAAATGGTGCAACACCAGATCATACATGTAATCAAGGTGCAACTGCACTTGGTATTGCAGCACAAGAAGGACATGAGCATTGTGTACGTGCATTATTAAATCATGGTGCTGATCCAAATCATTCAGATCATTGTGGTAGAAATGCAATTAAAGTAGCAGCTAAAAGTGGGCATGATACTGTTGTACGTTTACTTGAAGAACATACAGCAAATCAACGAACTCAAAGATCAGCAGGAGTTATTGGTAATGGTTGTAGTAATGGTGGTAGTTCAGCAACATCTGTTACATCAAATTCAACAACTGAAACAAAACCATCATCAGCAATATTAAATCCAATATCAACACAATATAGCCCAGCTGAATCACCAGATTCAACAAAAAGACGTAGTTGTGTATCACTTGgtaataattcaagtaattCAAAATCAAGTAGTAATTTAACTGGTAGTACAAAAAGTGAACAAGGTAAATTTAGTCAAAATCCAATGATTAATCAAGTTATTAAAACACCATTATCATTTACACAACAATTACAACAATGCTCAAGAGGTGCTAAAAGTAGaccattatcaaaattattatcaccatTAAAATCAGAACCACAAAGTCCAATATATGCATCACCACCACATTCACCATTGAGTGATAGTCTTATACCATATTCACCAACAAATACAAGTCCACCAAGTGCTAAAACAGCAGCAAGTGTTATACAAAGCCAATTGGGTGTATCATTATTAACTGGTAATCAAAGTATTCAATATAAACCACCAAGTACTGGAAGTTTTAATCATACAACAGCAATTTATGAACCAATTGATATTAGAACTGAATTAATTGAtagaaatgataataataataatggtaaaacatttgaattaacaaatgaaatgcttggtttaaaaattaatgataaaaaaaaaagtacatgtgatgataaaaaaaatttagctgatACACATTTTACAAGAGATACACATATGAGAATTATATTAGGAAATAGTGGAGCTGGAGTTGGAAGAAATGTTAAATCATCTGAGCATATTActag ctcAAATGCAAAGCCAAAACGTAATGGTCTAGTTACAAATCCAGCAATGAGACTTGTTGCTGGTGTTAGAAATGGTTTCGAAAATGCAACAAATAGAAATAAGCCAATGACAACGAGGGTCAATGGATTTCAATGGAAAGCTGAGACCCGCAAAGAAACACCCCTttag
- the LOC122858793 gene encoding ankyrin repeat domain-containing protein 50 isoform X1, whose protein sequence is MAAPVIEKKRFFCREWAFMKLSHCLEQRPASKTCGALIVGGPGSGKTALCAELAWPSTSSNSRHQRSLNRRLLARHFCQARSEASLSPAQFVRSLVAQILQASNDGINLSSTPTSPTPSTTSTSARSTSKESVAESYAEKLRTDSDIHAALQHDVLDRDPDDAFKKALLFPLLEVEPPKNCLFLLVDSIDEGQILNSPQTGTKDSRKDNNNDNISKTIAELLANHHHLFPQWLLLVCTARRQSKTISRMFTGFRKISLDDLRKSQVVRDVQQYILARLDQEDALRQHISRDTAEMLNQLHIKSNGCFLYLEKVLDGVAENFIVLREVREIPGTLNGLYLWLCQRLFSRKQFAKVQPLLNVILAAKLPITQDILFKCVKTSHVTITIEDFNRRLHLLRRVISVSRAGAIMLFHHSFSEWLLDVKHCTQKYLCSSAEGHAMLATYYTIRGKELNPDEICALGQHLQKSLININTNIWNYDTHTLQVLWMIGSGVPIDQCYLDSPECIMWPRQDTKLLRLLIDSGAKPSEKIIENDESSKDPVSSSQVSQDVSPMDESPEEPLTELLGESGDINQADSCGRTVLHTLAADGNASLLEIALAACPQAKLEATDRHGQTPLNLAARHGYTDVVKVLLAAGASADHADCDGWTALRAAAWGGHTQVHSQPTILPSITDSNVVVEMLLEHGAMVDCADWDQRTALRAAAWGGHEDIVKALLQHDADVNRTDDEGRTALIAAAYMGHSEIVEHLLDYGAKIDHADSDGRTALSVAALCVPSNHGYAKVVTILLERGAAVDHQDKDGMTPLLVAAFEGHRDVCELLLEYEADVDHCDATGRTPLWAAASMGHSTVVALLLFWGCYVDSIDNEGRTVLSVAAAQGGTDVVKQLLDRGLDEQHRDNSGWTPLHYAAFEGHLDVCEALLEAGGKIDEADNDGKGALMLAAQEGHTALVERLLNQHGAPIDQHAHDGKTALRLAALEGHTETVRVLLSHNADVNAKDADGRSTLYILALENRLTMAKFLIENARPDIESRDSEGRTPLHVSSWQGHDEMVALLLTAGNAIVNACDNENRTPLHSAAWQGHAAIVRLLLENGATPDHTCNQGATALGIAAQEGHEHCVRALLNHGADPNHSDHCGRNAIKVAAKSGHDTVVRLLEEHTANQRTQRSAGVIGNGCSNGGSSATSVTSNSTTETKPSSAILNPISTQYSPAESPDSTKRRSCVSLGNNSSNSKSSSNLTGSTKSEQGKFSQNPMINQVIKTPLSFTQQLQQCSRGAKSRPLSKLLSPLKSEPQSPIYASPPHSPLSDSLIPYSPTNTSPPSAKTAASVIQSQLGVSLLTGNQSIQYKPPSTGSFNHTTAIYEPIDIRTELIDRNDNNNNGKTFELTNEMLGLKINDKKKSTCDDKKNLADTHFTRDTHMRIILGNSGAGVGRNVKSSEHITSSNAKPKRNGLVTNPAMRLVAGVRNGFENATNRNKPMTTRVNGFQWKAETRKETPL, encoded by the exons atggcggCTCcagtaattgaaaaaaaaaggtttttttgtCGTGAATGGGCATTTATGAAGCTATCACATTGTTTGGAGCAACGACCAGCTTCAAAAACATGTGGTGCATTAATTGTTGGTGGTCCAGGTTCTGGTAAAACAGCATTATGTGCTGAATTAGCATggccatcaacatcatcaaattcaCGACATCAACGTTCATTAAATCGTCGTTTATTAGCACGTCATTTTTGTCAAGCAAGAAGTGAAGCATCATTATCACCAGCTCAATTTGTACGTTCACTTGTTGCACAAATATTACAAGCAAGTAATGAtggtattaatttatcatcaacaccaacatcaccaacaccatcaacaacatcaacatcagcaCGTTCAACATCAAAAGAATCTGTTGCTGAATCATATGCTGAAAAATTACGTACTGATTCAGATATACATGCAGCCCTACAACATGATGTATTAGATAGAGATCCAGatgatgcatttaaaaaagcattattatttccattattaGAAGTTGAACCAcctaaaaattgtttatttttacttgttgattcaattgatgaaggacaaatattaaattcaccaCAAACTGGAACAAAAGATTCAcgtaaagataataataatgataatattagtaaAACAATTGCTGAATTATTAgcaaatcatcatcatttatttccACAATGGTTATTGCTTGTATGTACAGCAAGAAGACAAAGTAAAACAATATCACGTATGTTTACTGGTTTTCGTAAAATATCACTTGATGATTTACGTAAAAGTCAAGTTGTACGTGATgtacaacaatatatattggcTAGATTAGATCAAGAGGATGCATTACGTCAACATATATCACGTGATACTGCTGAAATGTTAAATCAATTACATATTAAAAGTAAtggttgttttttatatttagaaaaagtacTTGATGGTGttgctgaaaattttattgtattacgTGAAGTACGTGAAATACCTGGTACTTTAAATGGTCTATATTTATGGTTGTGTCAAAGATTATTTAGTCGTAAACAATTTGCCAAAGTACAACCATTATTAAATGTAATACTTGCTGCAAAATTACCAATAACACAAGATATACTATTTAAATGTGTTAAAACATCACAtgtaacaataacaattgaagATTTTAATAGACGTTTACATTTATTAAGAAGAGTTATATCTGTATCAAGAGCTGGTGCAATTATGTTATTTCATCATAGTTTTTCAGAATGGCTATTAGATGTCAAACATTgtacacaaaaatatttatgttcaTCTGCTGAAGGACATGCAATGTTAGCAACTTATTATACAATACGTGGTAAAGAACTTAATCCAGATGAAATATGTGCACTTGGACAACATTtacaaaaatcattaattaatattaatactaaTATATGGAATTATGATACTCATACACTTCAAGTACTTTGGATGATTGGTAGTGGAGTACCAATTGATCAATGTTATCTTGATAGTCCTGAGTGTATTATGTGGCCAAGACAAGATACTAAATTATTaagattattaattgattctGGTGCTAAACCatcagaaaaaattattgaaaatgatgaatCCTCCAAAGATCCAGTTTCTTCTAGTCAG gTCTCACAAGATGTGAGTCCCATGGATGAATCCCCAGAGGAACCACTTACAGAATTACTTGGTGAAAGTGGTGATATTAATCAAGCTGATTCATGTGGTAGAACTGTTTTACATACTCTTGCTGCTGATGGTAATGCATCATTATTAGAAATCGCATTGGCTGCTTGTCCTCag gcAAAATTAGAAGCAACTGATCGACATGGACAAACACCACTTAATCTTGCAGCAAGACATGGATATACAGATGTTGTCAAGGTACTTTTAGCTGCTGGTGCTAGTGCTGATCATGCTGATTGTGACGGTTGGACTGCTCTTAGGGCAGCTGCCTGGGGCGGACATACCCAGGTACATTCACAGCCAACCATTCTTCCGTCAATTACAGACTCCAATGTA gtgGTAGAAATGTTACTGGAACATGGAGCAATGGTTGATTGTGCTGATTGGGATCAAAGAACTGCCCTGAGGGCAGCAGCATGGGGTGGACATGAGGATATTGTAAAAGCTTTACTTCAACATGATGCTGATGTTAATAGGACAGATGATGAAGGTAGAACGGCATTGATTGCTGCTGCTTATATGGGACACAGTGAAATTGTTGAGCATTTGTTGGATTATGGAGCTAAAATCGATCATGCTGACAGTGATGGAAGAACGGCATTGAGTGTTGCTGCACTGTGTGTACCATCAAATCACGGTTATGCCAag gtTGTAACGATATTATTAGAACGTGGTGCAGCAGTTGATCATCAAGACAAAGATGGAATGACACCATTATTAGTAGCAGCATTTGAAGGTCATCGTGATGTATgtgaacttttacttgaatatGAAGCGGATGTTGATCATTGTGATGCAACAGGACGAACACCATTGTGGGCTGCAGCTAGTATGGGTCACAGTACAGTTGTTGCATTGCTATTGTTTTGGGGATGTTATGTTGACAGTATTGATAATGAAGGACGTACTGTTTTAAGTGTTGCTGCTGCACAAGGAGGAACTGATGTTGTTAAGCAACTTCTTGATCGAG GACTTGATGAACAACATAGAGATAATTCTGGTTGGACACCACTTCATTATGCAGCGTTTGAGGGACATCTTGATGTTTGTGAAGCTTTACTAGAAGCTGGTGGTAAAATTGACGAAGCTGACAATGATGGAAAGGGAGCACTTATGCTTGCTGCACAAGAGGGACATACTGCTCTTGTTGAGAGACTCTTGAATCAACATGGAGCACCAATTGATCAACATGCTCATGATGGAAAAACTGCATTGAG attGGCTGCACTGGAAGGTCATACAGAAACAGTACGTGTTCTTTTATCACACAATGCTGATGTAAATGCTAAAGATGCAGATGGTAGAAgtacattatatatattagcACTTGAAAATCGTTTGACAATGGCTAAATTTCTTATTGAAAATGCAAGACCAGACATTGAAAGTCGTGATTCAGAGGGCCGTACACCTCTTCATGTAAGTTCATGGCAGGGACATGATGAAATGGTTGCATTACTATTAACAGCTGGTAATGCAATTGTAAATGCATGCGATAATGAAAATCGTACACCATTACATTCAGCAGCATGGCAAGGACATGCTGCAATTGTTAGATTATTACTTGAAAATGGTGCAACACCAGATCATACATGTAATCAAGGTGCAACTGCACTTGGTATTGCAGCACAAGAAGGACATGAGCATTGTGTACGTGCATTATTAAATCATGGTGCTGATCCAAATCATTCAGATCATTGTGGTAGAAATGCAATTAAAGTAGCAGCTAAAAGTGGGCATGATACTGTTGTACGTTTACTTGAAGAACATACAGCAAATCAACGAACTCAAAGATCAGCAGGAGTTATTGGTAATGGTTGTAGTAATGGTGGTAGTTCAGCAACATCTGTTACATCAAATTCAACAACTGAAACAAAACCATCATCAGCAATATTAAATCCAATATCAACACAATATAGCCCAGCTGAATCACCAGATTCAACAAAAAGACGTAGTTGTGTATCACTTGgtaataattcaagtaattCAAAATCAAGTAGTAATTTAACTGGTAGTACAAAAAGTGAACAAGGTAAATTTAGTCAAAATCCAATGATTAATCAAGTTATTAAAACACCATTATCATTTACACAACAATTACAACAATGCTCAAGAGGTGCTAAAAGTAGaccattatcaaaattattatcaccatTAAAATCAGAACCACAAAGTCCAATATATGCATCACCACCACATTCACCATTGAGTGATAGTCTTATACCATATTCACCAACAAATACAAGTCCACCAAGTGCTAAAACAGCAGCAAGTGTTATACAAAGCCAATTGGGTGTATCATTATTAACTGGTAATCAAAGTATTCAATATAAACCACCAAGTACTGGAAGTTTTAATCATACAACAGCAATTTATGAACCAATTGATATTAGAACTGAATTAATTGAtagaaatgataataataataatggtaaaacatttgaattaacaaatgaaatgcttggtttaaaaattaatgataaaaaaaaaagtacatgtgatgataaaaaaaatttagctgatACACATTTTACAAGAGATACACATATGAGAATTATATTAGGAAATAGTGGAGCTGGAGTTGGAAGAAATGTTAAATCATCTGAGCATATTActag ctcAAATGCAAAGCCAAAACGTAATGGTCTAGTTACAAATCCAGCAATGAGACTTGTTGCTGGTGTTAGAAATGGTTTCGAAAATGCAACAAATAGAAATAAGCCAATGACAACGAGGGTCAATGGATTTCAATGGAAAGCTGAGACCCGCAAAGAAACACCCCTttag